A genome region from Thermococcus onnurineus NA1 includes the following:
- the hypE gene encoding hydrogenase expression/formation protein HypE codes for MKIKLEHGAGGEIMEELLRDVILKNLSLKSAGGIGLDALDDGATIPFGDKHIVFTIDGHTVKPLFFPGGDIGRLAVSGTVNDLAVMGAKPLALANSMIIGEGFDGEDLKKILRSMDKTASEVPVPIVTGDTKVVEDEIGMFVITAGIGIAERPISDAGAKVGDAVLISGTIGDHGIALMSHREGISFETELKSDVAPIWEVVEAVAKAIGWENIHAMKDPTRGGLSNALNEMARKANVGILIREADVPIRPEVRAASEMLGISPFDVANEGKVVMIVPKEHAEEALEAMRKTEKGKNAAIIGEVIEDYRGKVLVETGIGGKRFLEPPAGDPVPRVC; via the coding sequence ATGAAAATCAAGCTCGAACACGGAGCCGGTGGAGAAATAATGGAGGAGCTTCTGAGAGACGTCATATTGAAGAACCTCAGCCTGAAATCTGCGGGTGGAATTGGCTTGGATGCCCTCGATGACGGGGCCACAATACCCTTCGGGGATAAACACATCGTTTTTACCATCGACGGCCACACCGTGAAGCCCCTCTTCTTTCCGGGGGGAGACATAGGGCGACTGGCAGTTAGTGGAACGGTGAACGATTTGGCCGTTATGGGCGCAAAGCCCCTCGCGCTGGCGAACTCAATGATAATCGGGGAGGGCTTCGATGGGGAAGACCTGAAAAAAATCCTCCGTTCGATGGACAAAACCGCCAGTGAAGTGCCCGTTCCAATAGTCACAGGCGACACGAAGGTCGTCGAGGATGAGATAGGCATGTTCGTCATAACGGCAGGCATAGGAATCGCGGAGAGACCTATAAGCGACGCTGGGGCGAAGGTCGGCGACGCCGTCCTCATCAGCGGGACGATAGGCGACCACGGAATAGCACTGATGAGCCATCGTGAAGGGATAAGCTTCGAGACCGAGCTTAAGAGCGACGTGGCCCCAATCTGGGAGGTCGTTGAGGCCGTTGCAAAGGCCATCGGTTGGGAGAACATCCACGCCATGAAGGACCCCACGAGGGGTGGTTTAAGCAACGCCCTCAACGAGATGGCCAGGAAGGCAAACGTTGGGATACTGATAAGGGAAGCCGACGTGCCGATAAGGCCCGAAGTCAGAGCTGCAAGTGAGATGCTCGGCATAAGCCCCTTCGATGTAGCAAATGAGGGCAAGGTCGTCATGATAGTTCCAAAAGAGCACGCCGAAGAAGCCCTAGAGGCTATGAGGAAAACGGAGAAAGGAAAGAACGCGGCGATAATCGGTGAGGTTATAGAGGACTACCGTGGAAAGGTCTTAGTTGAGACAGGCATAGGTGGAAAGAGATTCCTTGAGCCACCTGCGGGAGACCCTGTTCCGAGGGTCTGCTGA
- a CDS encoding potassium channel family protein, producing MCEYTYENGKKCRLKSLEGSKYCALHISYDEGERLFGEDIKRIKEEAFLKRLKEGQTYFESVYLYEAKISNFRAEKPIVFKNSRIKTILFDDVTVPGITFYNSYAGRIVVFESKVGTLLVHSSNVFGLNILRVKFSNSMYVRNSSVRYLMINSTEYVGKAEKSEEEYGERKTATGRIELSNLDNIRRIGVNVRYPLMRRILEEHGITPSGSSERSVKATVLAFRNVRFDQSARFKRQVRLSVRHFHGQLVLENLNVFGHAEILGGRIKSPEFVHVTVMGNFIFRRVGFYGDATWNVTVLPHLPLELSVQGFVVVEDCRFSNPRMAEIFYRIARTSWERNGDLERADEYYYKEMVSRRQSRLTARVRGIKKVLLKLEATFEWLFADLTCKYGMDWKRPILIWLAAVNVFFPLLFFLTQSVEGVSGNMGFLDYEYFSVVTATTLGYGDYHPVGVGRIIASVEALFGMFMWAVFLTVFARKYMR from the coding sequence ATGTGCGAGTATACCTACGAAAACGGTAAAAAGTGCAGGTTGAAATCCCTTGAAGGCTCTAAGTACTGCGCCCTCCATATCTCCTACGACGAGGGCGAACGCCTGTTCGGGGAGGATATAAAGCGCATCAAAGAGGAAGCCTTTCTCAAGAGGTTGAAGGAGGGTCAGACATACTTTGAGAGTGTCTACCTGTATGAAGCTAAAATAAGTAATTTCCGGGCTGAAAAACCGATAGTCTTCAAAAACTCGCGGATTAAGACAATCCTATTTGACGACGTCACAGTTCCGGGAATTACTTTCTACAACTCCTACGCAGGTAGAATAGTCGTCTTTGAGAGTAAGGTCGGAACGCTCCTTGTCCATAGTTCCAATGTCTTTGGCCTCAACATCCTCCGCGTAAAGTTCTCGAACTCGATGTATGTCAGGAACTCGAGTGTCAGGTATCTAATGATTAATTCGACAGAGTACGTTGGAAAGGCTGAGAAGAGTGAGGAGGAATACGGTGAGAGAAAGACGGCAACGGGCAGGATAGAGCTTAGCAATCTGGATAACATTCGCAGAATAGGTGTGAACGTCAGGTATCCACTTATGAGGCGTATCCTCGAGGAGCATGGCATAACGCCCTCTGGCTCGTCGGAGAGGAGTGTAAAGGCAACGGTACTCGCCTTCAGGAACGTCAGGTTTGACCAATCCGCGCGCTTTAAGAGGCAGGTCAGGCTGAGCGTGAGACACTTCCACGGCCAGCTCGTCCTTGAAAACCTCAACGTCTTTGGTCACGCTGAAATTCTTGGCGGCAGGATAAAGTCCCCCGAGTTCGTTCACGTCACCGTGATGGGTAACTTCATTTTCAGAAGGGTTGGCTTCTACGGCGATGCCACCTGGAACGTGACGGTTCTGCCCCACCTTCCCCTCGAGCTAAGCGTTCAAGGCTTCGTCGTCGTTGAGGACTGCCGCTTCAGCAACCCAAGGATGGCGGAGATATTCTACAGGATAGCAAGAACTAGCTGGGAACGGAACGGTGATCTAGAGCGTGCCGATGAGTACTATTACAAAGAAATGGTTTCCAGAAGGCAGTCTCGCCTCACAGCGAGGGTGAGGGGAATTAAGAAGGTCCTGCTGAAGCTGGAAGCGACCTTTGAATGGCTCTTCGCCGATTTGACATGCAAGTACGGAATGGACTGGAAAAGGCCGATACTGATATGGCTCGCGGCCGTTAACGTCTTCTTCCCACTCCTCTTCTTCTTAACCCAGAGCGTGGAAGGCGTTTCAGGTAACATGGGGTTCCTTGACTATGAGTACTTCAGCGTTGTGACCGCCACCACTCTTGGCTATGGCGACTACCATCCAGTGGGAGTGGGCAGGATTATAGCGTCTGTCGAGGCGCTGTTCGGAATGTTCATGTGGGCAGTGTTCCTTACAGTCTTTGCCAGGAAGTACATGAGGTGA
- the fdhF gene encoding formate dehydrogenase subunit alpha → MGMAEKRISVVCPWCSVGCRFYIVNVNGYPKKIEFDYDHDIRNHGKLCPKGVAAFQHLRHPDRLKKPLKRVGERGEGKFKEISWEEAIKEIAQKLSEIKEKYGSEALAFLGSERCSIEENYVLQKLARALGTNNIEYVCRMCQSTAVAGKGMVLGHPGLTNPFEDILKAKVIVLWGYNPAATNPVFFGQYIEKAILDNNATLIVVDPRKTKTAKYADIHLQPYPGTDLAIALAMLNVIITEELYDKDFVAERAEGLEELAKTVEKYTPEWAEKVSGVPAELIRKAAITFATAGTAALLTNEGVNQHANGTRTVMAITEMMVLCGYFGKEGVMSGAIPGAHNGMGAGLMGIGPHELPGRFPLHAEEHKRRIEEAWGFKIPEKPGITYVEMIDAILEGKLKALYVMGTNPAKALPNLKKAEEAFKNIEFLVVQDIFLTETAKYADIVLPAAAWFEKDGTAISFERRVQRSFKAADAPGEAKPDWEILVMLAKELGFGEYFNYSDADDILREINRIIPPLAGATPERLKKNLKGCMIPCPDENTEVPRLFVQGFLTPNGKAQLIPVEYKEPGEVPDEEYPFWLTNYRFVGHFHTGTMSHRSKSLSKRWPEEYIEINENDAKRLGIKDGDLVRVETRRAALVLRAKVTPHIREGVVAAPWHWDFNYLTTDVLDEYAKMPELKTAACRISKVEG, encoded by the coding sequence ATGGGTATGGCAGAAAAGCGCATATCAGTGGTGTGTCCGTGGTGTTCCGTTGGTTGTAGATTTTACATAGTAAACGTCAATGGCTACCCAAAGAAGATCGAGTTCGACTACGACCACGACATCAGGAACCACGGCAAGCTCTGTCCAAAGGGTGTCGCAGCCTTCCAGCATCTCAGGCATCCAGACAGGCTTAAAAAGCCCCTTAAGAGGGTTGGCGAGAGGGGTGAAGGCAAGTTCAAGGAAATAAGCTGGGAAGAGGCTATTAAGGAAATCGCACAGAAGCTCAGTGAAATCAAGGAGAAGTATGGTTCGGAGGCTCTTGCTTTTCTCGGAAGTGAAAGGTGCTCCATAGAGGAGAACTACGTTCTTCAGAAGCTGGCAAGGGCTTTGGGAACCAACAACATTGAATATGTGTGTAGGATGTGTCAGTCAACGGCTGTTGCAGGTAAGGGGATGGTTCTTGGACACCCCGGTCTGACGAACCCCTTCGAGGACATTCTTAAGGCCAAAGTTATCGTCCTTTGGGGATACAATCCAGCCGCAACTAATCCGGTCTTCTTCGGCCAGTACATTGAGAAGGCAATTCTCGACAACAACGCCACCCTCATTGTCGTTGACCCAAGAAAAACGAAGACTGCCAAGTACGCAGACATACACCTGCAGCCATATCCCGGAACCGACCTTGCCATTGCGTTGGCTATGCTCAACGTCATAATCACCGAGGAGCTCTACGATAAGGACTTCGTGGCGGAGCGCGCGGAGGGCCTTGAGGAGCTCGCCAAGACCGTCGAAAAGTACACTCCAGAATGGGCTGAGAAGGTCAGCGGCGTTCCTGCCGAGCTCATAAGGAAGGCCGCAATCACCTTTGCAACGGCTGGAACTGCCGCCCTGCTGACGAACGAGGGAGTGAACCAGCACGCCAACGGAACGAGGACTGTTATGGCTATCACTGAGATGATGGTTCTCTGCGGCTACTTCGGAAAGGAGGGCGTCATGTCTGGAGCTATACCCGGTGCCCACAACGGTATGGGCGCTGGTCTAATGGGTATTGGACCACACGAACTGCCAGGAAGATTCCCGCTCCACGCCGAGGAGCACAAGAGGAGAATTGAGGAGGCATGGGGCTTCAAGATCCCAGAGAAGCCTGGAATCACTTACGTTGAAATGATTGATGCAATCCTTGAGGGCAAGCTCAAGGCCCTCTACGTCATGGGAACCAACCCTGCCAAGGCCCTTCCGAACCTCAAGAAGGCTGAGGAGGCCTTTAAGAACATCGAGTTCCTCGTCGTCCAGGATATCTTCCTTACTGAGACCGCGAAATACGCCGACATAGTCCTTCCAGCGGCTGCATGGTTTGAGAAGGACGGAACCGCCATAAGCTTCGAGAGAAGGGTTCAGAGGAGCTTTAAGGCTGCTGACGCACCGGGAGAGGCCAAGCCTGACTGGGAAATCCTTGTTATGCTCGCTAAGGAGCTCGGCTTTGGAGAGTACTTCAACTACTCTGATGCAGACGACATCCTGAGAGAAATAAACAGAATCATTCCGCCCCTTGCTGGCGCGACACCCGAGAGGCTCAAGAAGAACCTCAAAGGCTGTATGATACCCTGCCCAGACGAGAACACTGAGGTTCCGAGGCTCTTTGTCCAGGGCTTCCTCACGCCAAACGGAAAGGCCCAGCTTATTCCTGTGGAGTATAAAGAGCCTGGAGAAGTCCCCGATGAGGAGTACCCGTTCTGGCTCACCAACTACAGGTTCGTTGGCCACTTCCACACCGGAACCATGAGCCACAGGAGCAAGAGCCTGAGCAAGAGGTGGCCAGAGGAGTACATTGAGATCAACGAGAACGACGCGAAGAGGCTCGGCATAAAGGACGGCGACCTCGTGAGAGTCGAGACCAGGAGGGCAGCGCTGGTTCTCAGGGCCAAGGTTACACCGCACATCAGGGAGGGCGTCGTTGCCGCGCCGTGGCACTGGGACTTCAACTACCTGACCACGGACGTCCTCGACGAATACGCCAAGATGCCGGAGTTGAAGACGGCCGCGTGTAGGATCTCCAAGGTTGAGGGGTGA
- a CDS encoding TetR/AcrR family transcriptional regulator, which produces MDTKERILKAAEELFAEKGYDKTTVDEIVEKARVAKGTFYNYFKSKEELIKIVALQSLPYSAIREELEKEHENLADFLHSIAKAYIVYYCDPVLRSLFFYTLAVKGKIREVEEIHRKFCTEAISKGAKKISQLANVDEKTAMVVFKAFYGALFSRLVFAEYSCTPDVDYVSELIQLIEKSLKN; this is translated from the coding sequence ATGGACACTAAGGAACGGATATTGAAAGCTGCAGAAGAACTCTTTGCCGAGAAGGGCTACGATAAGACCACTGTTGATGAAATCGTTGAGAAAGCTAGAGTTGCTAAGGGCACTTTCTACAACTACTTTAAGAGTAAAGAGGAATTGATAAAAATCGTTGCTCTCCAGTCTCTGCCGTACTCAGCAATACGAGAGGAGCTTGAAAAAGAGCATGAGAACCTCGCTGATTTTCTGCACAGTATTGCAAAGGCGTACATCGTATATTACTGCGATCCTGTTCTGAGATCCCTGTTTTTCTACACACTAGCTGTTAAGGGTAAGATAAGAGAGGTTGAGGAAATTCACAGGAAATTCTGCACAGAGGCGATTTCCAAAGGTGCCAAGAAGATATCACAGCTCGCAAACGTGGATGAAAAAACTGCCATGGTTGTTTTTAAGGCGTTTTATGGAGCCTTATTTTCGAGACTTGTTTTTGCTGAGTATTCGTGTACCCCTGATGTTGATTATGTTTCGGAACTCATCCAGCTTATAGAGAAAAGCTTGAAAAACTAG
- the hypF gene encoding carbamoyltransferase HypF — MKAYRLHVQGIVQAVGFRPFVYRIAHEHGLRGYVKNLGDAGVEIVVEGPEKDIGAFLLDLREKLPPLAKIEKIKKREIPIQGFDRFYIEKSSQGGSGGDSIIPPDIAICEDCLRELFDPTNKRYMYPFIVCTNCGPRFTIIEDLPYDRVNTTMREFPMCDFCESEYKDPLNRRYHAEPVCCPVCGPSYRLYTNDGEELIGDPLKKAAELIDNGYIVAIKGIGGIHLACDATREDVVAELRKRIHRPQKPFAIMAKDVETIEEFAFISPEELEELKSYRRPIMTLRKKEPFPLPENLAPGLHTIGVMLPYAGTHYILFHYSKTPVYVMTSANYPGMPMVKDNERAFEELKDVADYFLLHNRKILNRADDSVVRFVNGRRAVIRRSRGFVPLPIEIPFDYRGLAVGAELMNAFGVTKNGKIYPSQYIGNTSKVEVLEFMREAVEHFKRILRVRDFDLIVADLHPGYNTTKLAMEMANELGVEFLQVQHHYAHIASIMAEHNLDEIVGIAVDGVGYGTDGHTWGGEVIYLSYEDVERLAHIDYYPLPGGDLASYYPLRALMGILSKVYGIEELEEVIEKCCPKAIESLRYGKVEFNVVLTQLAKEVNTSYASSTGRVLDAFSVLLNVAYRRHYEGEPAMKLESFAIRGKNDLGFSVPVEGELIKVEELFQQALEINASPADVAYSVHLALGRAFAEIAVEKAKEFGVKNVGISGGVAFNELIVKTVRKIVEANGLRFYSTYEVPRGDNGINVGQAFLGGLYLEGYLTKEDLML; from the coding sequence ATGAAGGCTTACAGACTTCACGTTCAGGGCATCGTTCAAGCGGTTGGATTCCGACCGTTCGTTTACAGGATAGCTCATGAGCATGGTTTAAGGGGCTACGTCAAAAATCTCGGCGATGCAGGTGTTGAGATCGTCGTTGAGGGTCCTGAGAAGGATATAGGTGCGTTTCTGCTAGATCTGAGAGAGAAGCTCCCCCCTTTAGCTAAGATCGAGAAGATTAAAAAGAGGGAGATTCCGATTCAGGGCTTTGACCGCTTCTACATCGAGAAGAGCTCCCAAGGGGGAAGCGGAGGAGACTCGATAATCCCGCCGGACATAGCCATATGTGAGGATTGTCTAAGGGAGCTTTTCGACCCAACCAACAAGCGCTATATGTACCCATTCATCGTCTGCACTAACTGCGGCCCGAGGTTCACAATTATTGAGGATTTACCTTATGATCGCGTGAACACAACAATGAGAGAGTTTCCGATGTGCGACTTCTGCGAGAGTGAGTACAAAGATCCCTTGAACAGGCGCTACCACGCCGAGCCCGTCTGCTGCCCGGTCTGCGGGCCGAGCTACCGGTTATATACCAACGACGGTGAGGAGCTCATAGGCGACCCGCTGAAAAAGGCCGCGGAGCTGATAGATAATGGCTACATCGTGGCCATCAAGGGGATCGGTGGAATACATTTAGCCTGCGACGCGACGAGGGAAGATGTGGTTGCCGAGCTAAGGAAGAGAATCCACAGGCCACAGAAGCCCTTCGCAATAATGGCGAAGGACGTGGAAACTATAGAGGAGTTCGCCTTCATATCCCCGGAAGAGCTGGAGGAACTGAAGAGTTACAGAAGACCCATCATGACGCTCCGCAAGAAGGAGCCCTTCCCGCTTCCGGAAAACCTCGCTCCCGGCTTGCACACCATCGGTGTGATGCTCCCCTATGCCGGCACCCACTACATCCTCTTCCACTACTCCAAGACTCCTGTTTACGTCATGACCTCCGCCAACTATCCGGGCATGCCAATGGTCAAGGACAACGAGAGGGCCTTTGAGGAGCTGAAGGACGTTGCCGACTACTTCCTCCTCCACAACAGGAAGATACTCAACAGGGCCGACGACAGCGTTGTCAGGTTCGTCAACGGGAGGAGGGCGGTTATAAGGCGCTCCCGCGGCTTCGTCCCGCTTCCAATAGAGATTCCCTTCGACTACAGAGGATTGGCGGTCGGTGCAGAGCTCATGAACGCCTTCGGAGTGACCAAAAACGGTAAGATTTATCCGAGTCAGTACATAGGAAATACGTCGAAAGTGGAAGTCCTTGAGTTCATGCGCGAGGCGGTGGAGCACTTCAAGAGGATTCTCAGGGTTAGGGACTTCGATTTAATCGTGGCCGATCTCCATCCAGGCTACAACACCACCAAGCTCGCCATGGAAATGGCCAACGAACTCGGCGTCGAGTTCCTGCAGGTCCAGCACCACTACGCCCACATAGCCTCGATCATGGCGGAGCACAACCTTGACGAAATAGTCGGCATAGCGGTCGATGGAGTCGGATACGGAACGGACGGGCACACGTGGGGCGGCGAGGTGATCTACCTCTCCTACGAGGATGTTGAAAGGCTGGCGCACATAGATTACTATCCACTTCCCGGCGGTGATTTGGCGAGCTACTACCCACTGAGGGCTCTAATGGGAATTTTAAGCAAGGTATACGGCATAGAGGAGCTGGAAGAGGTAATAGAGAAGTGCTGTCCAAAGGCCATCGAAAGCCTCCGCTACGGAAAGGTTGAATTCAACGTCGTCCTCACCCAGCTGGCGAAAGAGGTAAACACGAGTTACGCATCATCTACGGGCAGGGTGCTCGATGCCTTCTCCGTTCTGCTCAATGTAGCCTACAGAAGGCACTACGAAGGCGAGCCGGCAATGAAGCTTGAAAGCTTCGCCATTCGCGGCAAGAACGACCTCGGCTTCAGCGTTCCCGTGGAGGGCGAGCTGATAAAGGTAGAAGAGCTCTTCCAGCAGGCACTAGAGATCAATGCCTCTCCTGCGGACGTGGCCTATTCAGTCCACCTGGCCCTCGGAAGGGCATTCGCAGAGATAGCAGTGGAGAAAGCCAAGGAATTCGGCGTCAAGAACGTAGGAATCAGCGGCGGTGTTGCGTTCAACGAACTTATCGTGAAGACGGTGAGGAAGATAGTGGAGGCCAATGGTCTGAGATTCTACTCGACCTACGAGGTGCCGAGGGGCGACAACGGAATAAACGTCGGTCAAGCCTTCCTCGGTGGACTTTACCTGGAGGGATATCTAACGAAGGAAGACCTGATGCTGTGA
- a CDS encoding 4Fe-4S dicluster domain-containing protein, protein MSKKIFIDFKRCIACKACEVACEMEHGEARIRVFEFPDLTSVAFNCRHCEKAPCMEVCPVNALSKDDDGAVVLDPLKCIGCLMCGLACPFGIPKIDEYNKIMDKCDLCAHRRAEGKLPACVSACPTEALKYGDINDVLWAREGKIVAELKDIGDRTNVLEAYLIR, encoded by the coding sequence ATGAGCAAAAAGATATTTATCGATTTTAAGCGCTGCATTGCCTGTAAGGCCTGTGAAGTCGCCTGTGAAATGGAGCACGGGGAAGCGAGGATTAGGGTTTTTGAGTTCCCCGATCTGACCAGCGTCGCCTTCAACTGCCGCCACTGTGAAAAGGCTCCATGTATGGAAGTGTGTCCAGTTAACGCGCTCTCCAAGGACGATGATGGCGCAGTCGTTCTCGATCCCCTCAAGTGTATCGGCTGTCTCATGTGCGGTCTGGCCTGTCCATTCGGCATTCCAAAGATAGACGAGTACAACAAGATAATGGACAAGTGCGACCTCTGTGCCCACAGGAGAGCCGAAGGAAAGCTTCCTGCCTGTGTCTCAGCGTGCCCAACTGAGGCCCTCAAGTACGGCGACATAAACGATGTCCTCTGGGCCAGAGAAGGAAAGATAGTCGCCGAGCTTAAGGACATCGGCGACAGGACCAACGTCCTCGAGGCCTACCTCATCAGATGA
- a CDS encoding cysteine desulfurase → MRIPEDVRKDIPLTNEVIYFDNTATSLTPKPVVEAMDEYYLKYRANVHRGVHRLSQMATHKYEESRKIVADFIGAKFEEIVFTKNTSESLNLVALGLGHIFKRGDKIVTTPYEHHSDLLPWQRLATKLGLKLEFIEGDDEGNLDLSDAEKKIKGAKLVAVQHVSNALGVIHEVEELGKIAKDEGAIFVVDAAQSAGHMEVNVKKLHADFLAFSGHKGPMGPTGIGVLYIREEFFDTFEPPLIGGGTIEDVSLDGYKLTEPPERFEAGTPNIGGAIGLAAGIRYIERIGLGRIERQEHKLVKRTTEGLDELEVPWYGPRNLKKHAGVVSFNVPGLHPHDVAAILDDHSIMVRSGHHCALPVMKKLGINGTVRASFHVYNSLEEVETFLGVMEELVKGLKT, encoded by the coding sequence ATGAGGATTCCGGAGGATGTTAGGAAGGACATACCTCTTACAAATGAGGTGATTTACTTCGACAACACCGCCACTTCACTCACGCCGAAGCCAGTTGTTGAGGCCATGGACGAGTACTACCTGAAGTACCGCGCCAACGTTCACAGAGGCGTTCACAGGCTCTCCCAGATGGCGACTCACAAGTATGAGGAGTCCAGAAAGATCGTTGCGGACTTCATTGGAGCCAAGTTCGAAGAAATAGTCTTCACAAAGAACACGAGCGAGAGCCTTAATTTAGTTGCCCTTGGCCTGGGGCACATATTCAAGAGGGGCGACAAAATCGTGACTACCCCCTACGAGCACCACTCCGATCTGCTCCCCTGGCAGCGTCTGGCCACGAAACTCGGCCTTAAGCTGGAGTTCATAGAAGGTGACGACGAAGGCAACCTTGATTTAAGCGATGCGGAAAAGAAGATAAAAGGAGCAAAGCTTGTCGCTGTTCAGCACGTCTCGAACGCGCTGGGAGTGATCCATGAGGTGGAAGAGCTTGGAAAGATCGCCAAGGATGAAGGCGCGATATTCGTAGTCGACGCCGCCCAGAGCGCCGGCCATATGGAGGTTAACGTTAAGAAGCTCCACGCGGACTTTTTGGCTTTCTCCGGCCACAAGGGACCCATGGGACCGACTGGAATAGGTGTGCTCTACATCAGGGAAGAGTTCTTTGATACATTCGAACCGCCCCTCATAGGCGGTGGGACTATTGAGGACGTTAGTCTAGACGGCTATAAGCTCACAGAGCCGCCAGAGCGCTTCGAGGCCGGGACGCCGAACATAGGTGGTGCTATAGGCCTCGCAGCAGGAATCCGCTACATCGAGAGGATTGGGCTGGGCAGAATCGAGAGGCAGGAGCACAAGCTTGTTAAGAGAACCACCGAAGGCCTCGACGAGCTCGAGGTCCCGTGGTATGGACCGAGGAACCTGAAGAAACATGCAGGAGTCGTAAGCTTCAATGTGCCTGGGCTTCACCCCCACGACGTCGCTGCTATACTCGATGACCACAGCATAATGGTCCGCTCCGGCCACCACTGTGCTTTGCCGGTGATGAAAAAGCTTGGAATAAACGGGACGGTGAGGGCTTCATTCCATGTCTACAACAGCCTCGAAGAGGTCGAAACTTTCCTCGGAGTCATGGAGGAGCTGGTAAAAGGTCTGAAGACTTAA
- a CDS encoding HypC/HybG/HupF family hydrogenase formation chaperone: MCLAVPAKVLEINGNVAIVDFGGVKREARLDLLPDVKVGDYVIVHTGFAIEKLDEERAKEILEAWDEVFRITRGEELPRGY, from the coding sequence ATGTGTCTGGCAGTTCCAGCTAAGGTTCTTGAGATCAACGGAAACGTTGCGATTGTTGATTTCGGGGGCGTAAAGAGGGAAGCTCGCCTTGATTTGCTTCCTGATGTTAAGGTTGGCGATTACGTGATCGTGCATACAGGCTTTGCAATAGAGAAGCTGGACGAGGAGCGCGCTAAAGAGATACTCGAAGCATGGGACGAGGTGTTCAGAATAACTCGGGGCGAGGAACTCCCACGGGGGTATTGA
- a CDS encoding DUF4405 domain-containing protein yields MSYKLRMWVSLTLFALWLITGITGIILLIAPLAAQFGLTLPVSLADTLHTYLGFAFFGLSFVHIALNWSAMKAYFRKLRS; encoded by the coding sequence ATGAGCTATAAGCTGAGGATGTGGGTTTCACTCACCCTCTTTGCCCTATGGTTAATTACAGGAATAACGGGAATAATACTTCTGATTGCTCCACTGGCAGCTCAATTCGGGCTAACCTTGCCGGTTAGTCTGGCCGATACCCTCCACACATACCTAGGCTTTGCCTTCTTCGGGCTGTCGTTTGTCCACATAGCCCTCAACTGGTCCGCGATGAAGGCCTACTTCAGGAAGCTCCGTTCGTGA
- a CDS encoding ATP-NAD kinase family protein, with protein MKVGLIINPIAGMGGRVALKGTDGVVEEAIKRGARPVASDLVRLFLRELSHYEEARSIEFLTGPNGLGEDVLREFNFPFEVIQHREISPREILGVKIPDTSSEDTRELAKRMLGKAELIIFAGGDGTARDVHSAVDEKVPILGIPTGVKMYSGVFATSPEDAARVLVEWLRGRAKLVEREVNDIDENAYRHDEVKARLYGRALVPYVETLVQGSKEATPLDEEEELEAIAEALAEEILESDGIYFLGAGSTVKRIKEKLGIEGTLLGVDVVQVKDGEAELLVKDATEKDLLEFADRNPRIVVTVIGGLGFLFGRGNQQFSPEVLRRIPKENIIVVATPSKIEKGTIRVYTGDKEVDEKLRGYIRVRVSPWMERMVRVI; from the coding sequence ATGAAAGTTGGACTGATCATTAACCCCATAGCAGGCATGGGAGGCAGGGTTGCCCTGAAGGGCACCGACGGAGTCGTTGAGGAAGCGATTAAGCGCGGTGCGAGACCGGTAGCTTCTGATCTGGTCAGGCTTTTCCTGAGAGAGCTTTCCCACTATGAAGAAGCCCGCTCGATAGAGTTCCTGACCGGGCCAAATGGTCTCGGTGAGGATGTTTTGAGGGAGTTCAACTTCCCCTTCGAGGTGATACAACACAGGGAAATAAGCCCTCGTGAAATCCTTGGAGTTAAGATACCGGATACAAGTTCGGAAGACACGCGAGAGCTCGCCAAGCGCATGCTCGGGAAGGCTGAGCTCATAATCTTCGCTGGCGGAGATGGAACGGCAAGGGACGTTCACTCGGCCGTCGATGAGAAGGTTCCGATTCTAGGAATTCCTACCGGCGTCAAGATGTACTCGGGAGTTTTTGCAACCTCCCCGGAGGATGCCGCCAGGGTTCTCGTGGAGTGGCTCAGGGGGCGGGCAAAGCTCGTGGAGAGGGAAGTTAATGACATAGACGAAAACGCTTATCGCCACGATGAGGTTAAAGCAAGGCTCTATGGAAGGGCCCTCGTCCCCTACGTCGAGACCCTTGTCCAGGGGAGCAAGGAAGCGACCCCACTCGACGAGGAGGAAGAGCTTGAAGCTATAGCCGAGGCATTGGCCGAGGAAATCCTTGAAAGTGATGGGATTTACTTCCTCGGTGCTGGCTCGACGGTAAAGAGGATAAAGGAGAAGCTCGGTATAGAGGGAACCCTTCTTGGTGTCGACGTAGTCCAGGTGAAGGACGGAGAGGCTGAGCTTTTAGTTAAAGATGCCACCGAGAAAGACCTTCTGGAGTTTGCTGACAGAAATCCCAGGATAGTTGTCACTGTGATCGGAGGTCTCGGATTCCTCTTTGGCAGGGGCAACCAGCAGTTTTCTCCAGAAGTCCTGAGGCGCATTCCAAAGGAGAACATAATCGTCGTTGCGACGCCTTCAAAGATTGAAAAAGGTACCATTAGGGTATATACCGGTGATAAAGAGGTCGATGAGAAGCTCAGGGGTTACATCAGGGTTCGTGTAAGCCCCTGGATGGAACGAATGGTGAGGGTTATTTAG